The Sphingobacterium bambusae genome includes a window with the following:
- a CDS encoding site-specific integrase: MDTKNLNTFGIHFIIRSAKSQKSKLASVYARISANGRRAEISLKRKVSRDQWSDLKGRAKGRSEEVVKLNNHIDRMRTLIAEAYHTLVEKGKVVTVEAIKNSIAGKDDSFMSLCGLMEYHNSECSDTLAQGTMKNYYTTQRYVKSFLKSCYNGDIALSELTYKFIIDFERYLQRFEPLDHHKKLANNGVMKHMERLRKMVNLAARFDWIDKDPFSKYKLHFNKIERGYLTQEELSKIQVKDFYVERLQSVKDMFVFCCYTGLTYVDMMNLTDVNVIKGIDGGYWLNTQRKKTDTLVKVPLLPHALALIEKYRTHPKASNEQRLFPVISNQRMNGYLKEIADICGITKNLTFHLARHTFATTVTLSNGVPIESVSSMLGHTSIRTTQIYAKVIEEKLSKDMFDLRNKMKIM; the protein is encoded by the coding sequence ATGGACACTAAAAATTTGAACACTTTCGGAATCCACTTTATTATCCGAAGTGCGAAAAGCCAGAAAAGTAAACTGGCATCAGTTTATGCCCGGATATCAGCCAACGGTCGGCGTGCGGAGATTTCTCTTAAGAGAAAAGTATCCCGGGATCAGTGGAGCGACTTAAAAGGCCGAGCGAAGGGCAGGAGCGAAGAAGTAGTAAAGCTTAATAACCATATCGATCGTATGCGGACATTGATAGCTGAAGCATATCATACCTTAGTTGAAAAAGGTAAGGTCGTTACAGTTGAAGCTATCAAAAATTCCATTGCTGGTAAGGATGACAGTTTTATGAGTCTTTGCGGCCTAATGGAGTACCACAATAGCGAATGTAGCGATACTTTAGCCCAAGGTACAATGAAAAACTATTATACAACACAACGGTATGTTAAGAGCTTCCTCAAAAGCTGCTATAACGGCGATATAGCACTTTCCGAACTAACTTATAAATTCATTATTGATTTCGAACGCTATTTACAGCGCTTTGAACCGCTTGATCATCACAAAAAGCTGGCGAATAACGGTGTGATGAAGCATATGGAGCGCTTGCGTAAAATGGTAAATTTGGCTGCGAGGTTTGATTGGATAGATAAAGATCCATTTTCGAAGTATAAACTTCATTTCAATAAAATAGAACGTGGGTATCTCACGCAAGAAGAGCTAAGCAAGATACAGGTCAAAGACTTTTATGTTGAACGTTTGCAGTCCGTTAAGGATATGTTCGTATTTTGCTGTTACACGGGGCTTACCTATGTCGATATGATGAACCTAACTGACGTTAATGTTATAAAAGGGATCGATGGCGGTTATTGGTTGAACACCCAGCGTAAAAAGACGGATACCTTGGTTAAGGTTCCACTACTTCCACACGCTTTAGCTCTAATCGAAAAATATCGAACCCACCCTAAAGCTTCCAATGAACAGCGATTGTTTCCCGTAATATCCAATCAGCGTATGAACGGATATCTAAAAGAGATTGCAGATATATGTGGGATTACAAAGAACTTGACCTTCCATCTTGCCAGACATACATTTGCTACCACCGTCACATTAAGCAATGGCGTTCCGATAGAATCCGTTAGCAGTATGTTGGGACATACGAGTATCAGAACTACACAGATTTATGCGAAGGTTATTGAAGAGAAGTTGAGTAAAGATATGTTCGATTTACGGAATAAGATGAAGATCATGTAA
- the purB gene encoding adenylosuccinate lyase: MSLSPLTAVTPIDGRYYNATSDLSAYFSEFALIKYRVLVEVEYFIALSQSGIPQLAHFDGSLNDRLRQIYQNFTLEDAQWIKDKEKITNHDVKAVEYFLKHEFEKLGLHDSLEFIHFGLTSQDINNTAIPYSWKEAFQNVYLPQIEELLTELKDLSSQWTAIPMLARTHGQPASPTRLGKEVNVFIERIEKQLDGLKQVPYSAKFGGATGNFNAHHVAYPETDWVSFGNAFVNDALGLSRSQTTTQIEHYDNFAASCDGFKRINNILIDLCRDMWTYISMEYFKQKITAGQIGSSAMPHKVNPIDFENAEGNLGLANALFEHLAAKLPISRLQRDLTDSTVLRNIGVPFAHTLIAIKSALRGLRKLILNEAALQADLENNWAVVAEAIQTILRREGYPKPYEALKDLTRTNTHVTQETIAQFVDGLNVSEAIKNEIKAISPSNYTGVSL, from the coding sequence ATGAGTTTATCGCCTTTAACCGCTGTCACGCCTATAGACGGACGCTATTATAACGCAACGAGCGACCTTTCTGCTTACTTCTCAGAATTCGCATTGATTAAATACCGCGTGCTTGTCGAGGTAGAATATTTTATTGCACTATCCCAATCGGGCATTCCCCAATTGGCACACTTCGATGGATCGCTCAACGATCGACTACGTCAAATCTATCAAAATTTCACGCTTGAAGATGCGCAGTGGATTAAGGATAAAGAGAAGATCACCAACCACGATGTCAAGGCCGTTGAATATTTCTTGAAGCACGAATTCGAGAAGCTTGGCCTACATGACTCCTTGGAGTTTATACATTTTGGACTGACCTCGCAGGATATCAATAATACCGCGATCCCCTACTCTTGGAAAGAGGCCTTCCAAAACGTGTATCTTCCGCAAATCGAAGAGCTGTTGACAGAATTGAAGGATCTTTCTTCCCAGTGGACAGCCATTCCTATGCTAGCACGCACGCACGGACAGCCCGCTTCACCGACTCGCTTGGGCAAAGAAGTGAACGTATTCATCGAACGTATAGAGAAACAACTTGATGGGCTAAAGCAAGTTCCTTACTCGGCCAAATTTGGTGGTGCCACCGGCAATTTCAATGCGCACCATGTAGCCTACCCAGAAACGGACTGGGTATCTTTTGGGAATGCATTTGTCAACGACGCGTTGGGATTATCGCGTTCACAAACCACTACCCAAATCGAACATTATGATAATTTTGCGGCAAGCTGTGATGGCTTCAAACGCATAAATAACATCTTGATCGACCTTTGTCGTGACATGTGGACCTACATCTCCATGGAATATTTCAAACAGAAGATCACTGCAGGACAAATCGGCTCCTCGGCCATGCCACATAAGGTGAATCCGATCGACTTTGAAAATGCAGAAGGCAATTTAGGCTTGGCCAATGCACTCTTTGAACATTTGGCAGCTAAACTTCCTATCTCGCGTCTACAGCGCGATTTAACGGATTCCACGGTACTTCGTAATATCGGCGTCCCCTTTGCACACACCCTTATCGCTATCAAATCTGCTCTGCGTGGATTGCGTAAGCTCATACTGAATGAGGCTGCGTTGCAAGCTGATTTGGAAAACAACTGGGCTGTTGTGGCCGAAGCCATACAAACGATTCTTCGTCGCGAGGGATACCCTAAGCCCTATGAAGCGTTGAAAGATCTCACACGAACCAATACACATGTCACCCAAGAAACCATTGCGCAATTTGTGGACGGTCTAAACGTATCCGAAGCTA
- a CDS encoding M48 family metallopeptidase yields the protein MNTKHILLSASVLLMSSASFAQIKINTKSVGAAAKAVKAVTLSNEDVIAYTKEYVEWMDENNPVAPEDDEFAIRLKKLTANLQNYDGLNLNYKVYLVRDVNAFACADGSVRVCAGLMQTMSDNEVLGVIGHEIGHVKNTDSRDAFKSALMTSALKDGVSSQGGAAAALSDSQLGELGEQVANMSFSRKQESAADNYGYQFLKDNKVNPWYMSMAFERLVELSGGASDGGMTKKLFSSHPDTQKRVDEMAQKATKDGFEKPTK from the coding sequence ATGAATACCAAACACATTTTATTAAGCGCTTCTGTGCTCTTGATGAGCTCGGCCTCCTTTGCACAAATTAAGATTAACACCAAGTCGGTAGGCGCGGCAGCGAAAGCTGTTAAAGCGGTAACGCTATCAAATGAGGATGTCATAGCTTATACCAAGGAGTATGTCGAGTGGATGGATGAGAATAATCCGGTGGCGCCTGAAGATGATGAATTTGCTATCCGCTTAAAGAAGCTGACGGCAAACCTGCAGAATTACGATGGGCTAAACTTAAATTACAAAGTTTATCTAGTTAGAGATGTGAATGCCTTCGCTTGTGCAGATGGAAGCGTTCGGGTATGTGCCGGACTGATGCAGACGATGAGTGATAACGAGGTGTTAGGCGTGATAGGGCATGAGATCGGGCATGTGAAAAATACGGACTCGCGCGATGCGTTTAAATCTGCATTGATGACTTCTGCATTGAAAGATGGTGTTTCCTCGCAGGGAGGTGCCGCCGCTGCATTGTCAGATTCGCAATTGGGTGAGCTTGGCGAGCAAGTGGCAAATATGAGCTTCTCGCGCAAGCAGGAGAGTGCTGCAGACAACTATGGCTATCAATTTTTGAAAGATAACAAGGTGAACCCTTGGTATATGTCCATGGCCTTCGAGCGCTTGGTGGAGTTGTCCGGCGGAGCATCGGATGGTGGGATGACTAAGAAGCTTTTCTCTTCTCACCCTGATACACAGAAACGTGTGGATGAGATGGCACAGAAAGCTACAAAAGACGGATTTGAAAAACCTACAAAATAA
- the rplS gene encoding 50S ribosomal protein L19, whose translation MDLVKFVEEQAVVKNENPAFKAGDTISVHYKIREGNKERVQVYQGVVIQLNSEGANATFTVRKMSNGVGVERIFPVNSPNIQKIEVNSYGKVRRAKLFYLRGLTGKAARIKTRRV comes from the coding sequence ATGGATTTAGTAAAATTTGTAGAAGAACAAGCGGTAGTAAAAAATGAAAACCCCGCTTTCAAAGCCGGAGATACCATCAGCGTTCATTATAAAATTCGCGAAGGAAATAAAGAGCGTGTTCAGGTGTACCAAGGTGTAGTTATCCAGTTAAACAGCGAAGGTGCTAACGCTACTTTTACCGTTCGTAAAATGTCTAACGGTGTAGGTGTTGAACGTATTTTCCCTGTAAACTCGCCAAACATTCAAAAAATCGAAGTTAATAGCTACGGTAAAGTGCGTCGTGCAAAATTATTCTATTTGCGTGGCCTTACTGGTAAAGCTGCTCGTATCAAAACGAGACGCGTTTAA
- a CDS encoding family 10 glycosylhydrolase has translation MNSRRNFLKAAGLSLAALQVGSKTLHAATQQTPLPLLFDVWLWTRPNEKDSEAQLKKRYKEYREAGVRGIFFEDYHPRHFQIAKEHGLETHRWMWTMNRGEKDLLAQHPEYYAVSRSGKSCATNPPYVGYYRFLCPSHPDVPKYLEEKAREQLAKEDVDGLHLDYIRYPDVVLPVNLWQNYNLDQSTELADYDFCYSEFSKAAFLKETGIDIDKVERPEQSLSWRSFRYGQITKIVNRICTAAEEYKKPVTAAVFPTPDLARRIVRQDWPSWNLSGVFPMIYHGFYKEPIHWIGTAVAEGVQSLKGKYPLYAGLYLPDFKNHDELKAGILLAKDNGAAGVSLFGEADFDAATIQLLRALK, from the coding sequence ATGAATAGCAGAAGAAACTTCCTCAAAGCCGCAGGCCTGAGCTTGGCCGCGCTTCAAGTGGGCAGCAAAACACTGCATGCAGCAACGCAGCAAACCCCACTCCCCCTTTTATTTGATGTCTGGCTTTGGACCCGTCCTAACGAGAAAGACAGCGAGGCGCAATTAAAAAAAAGATACAAAGAATACCGAGAGGCAGGCGTCCGCGGTATCTTCTTTGAAGATTACCATCCGCGCCACTTCCAAATAGCGAAAGAACATGGACTAGAAACACACCGTTGGATGTGGACGATGAACCGCGGCGAGAAAGATCTACTGGCTCAACATCCCGAGTATTACGCGGTAAGCCGCTCGGGGAAATCCTGTGCCACCAATCCACCATACGTGGGCTACTACCGCTTCCTTTGCCCATCGCATCCCGATGTGCCGAAATATCTTGAGGAGAAAGCACGCGAGCAACTGGCCAAGGAGGATGTCGACGGACTACACCTCGACTATATTCGCTACCCCGACGTGGTGTTACCCGTCAATCTCTGGCAAAACTACAACCTCGACCAATCGACAGAATTGGCGGATTACGATTTCTGCTACAGCGAATTCAGCAAAGCCGCATTCCTAAAAGAAACAGGCATCGATATCGACAAGGTCGAACGTCCGGAACAAAGCCTTTCTTGGCGTTCGTTCCGTTACGGACAGATCACCAAAATCGTGAACCGTATATGCACAGCGGCCGAGGAATACAAGAAACCGGTCACCGCAGCCGTATTCCCGACACCTGATCTGGCACGTAGAATCGTGCGTCAAGACTGGCCGAGCTGGAACCTCTCTGGCGTTTTCCCGATGATATATCACGGTTTTTACAAGGAACCGATCCATTGGATAGGCACAGCCGTAGCCGAAGGCGTACAAAGCTTAAAAGGCAAATACCCCTTATACGCAGGGCTCTACCTGCCGGACTTCAAAAATCACGACGAGCTTAAAGCAGGCATCCTGCTCGCCAAGGATAACGGTGCCGCCGGCGTCTCCCTTTTTGGTGAAGCCGACTTCGACGCTGCCACAATCCAGTTGTTGCGCGCACTGAAATAG
- a CDS encoding acyl-CoA dehydrogenase family protein has translation MIKKLKNIIQLLRSVDLEQIEKLSQKVDLPAVMKAVSKMEDNQLKGLMKMLTSSGKKREAPPINADFYAVEAKLSPEDRALQLRVRDFLETEIKPIVNKYWLHDEFPFEIIPKLAALNVCGYVYEGYGCAGGSSLMDGIIAAEFGRIDPSIATFLGVQSGLAMGSIYTCGSEEQKQEWLPKMQRLETIGAFGLTEPEVGSATAGGLTTTCKKTAEGWVLNGQKKWIGNSTFSDITIIWARDLDDGQVKGFIVRKENPGFAVEKIKGKMALRIVQNGLITLTDCLIPEADRLPEANSFKDTAKVLQMTRAGVAWMAVGCARGAYENALEYTLQRKQFGKPIASFQLIQNHLVEMLSNLTAMQTLVFRLSELQDEGKLKDEHASLAKVFCTLRTRDIVSRAREVMGGNGILLEYNVARFLADAEAIYSYEGTKEINSLIVGRSITGFSAFV, from the coding sequence ATGATAAAGAAGCTCAAAAATATTATTCAGTTATTGCGTTCTGTTGATCTGGAGCAGATCGAGAAGCTTTCGCAGAAGGTTGATTTGCCCGCTGTTATGAAGGCTGTTTCCAAGATGGAAGATAATCAGTTGAAAGGTTTGATGAAGATGTTAACCAGCTCGGGCAAGAAACGAGAGGCGCCACCCATCAATGCGGATTTCTATGCCGTAGAGGCTAAGCTATCGCCAGAAGATAGGGCATTGCAGCTGCGGGTGCGTGATTTTTTGGAAACAGAGATCAAGCCTATCGTCAACAAATATTGGCTGCACGACGAGTTTCCATTCGAAATCATTCCCAAATTGGCAGCGCTCAATGTCTGTGGCTATGTATATGAGGGCTATGGTTGTGCGGGAGGATCTTCCCTAATGGACGGAATCATCGCTGCTGAGTTTGGTCGGATAGACCCGTCTATAGCAACATTTTTAGGTGTGCAGAGTGGTTTGGCAATGGGGTCTATCTATACGTGCGGATCGGAGGAGCAAAAGCAGGAGTGGCTTCCGAAAATGCAACGTTTGGAGACGATCGGTGCGTTTGGGTTGACCGAGCCGGAAGTAGGGTCCGCCACAGCGGGAGGTTTGACTACCACCTGTAAAAAAACGGCCGAGGGTTGGGTTCTGAATGGACAAAAGAAGTGGATCGGAAATTCTACCTTTTCTGATATCACCATCATTTGGGCACGCGACCTAGACGATGGGCAGGTGAAAGGCTTTATCGTGCGCAAAGAAAATCCGGGCTTCGCCGTGGAAAAGATAAAGGGCAAGATGGCGCTCCGTATTGTGCAGAACGGTTTAATCACCCTAACGGACTGCCTTATCCCGGAGGCAGATCGTTTGCCGGAGGCAAATAGCTTTAAGGATACGGCAAAGGTACTTCAAATGACGCGTGCTGGCGTGGCTTGGATGGCTGTAGGATGTGCTCGCGGTGCCTACGAGAATGCGTTGGAGTATACGCTACAGCGAAAGCAATTTGGGAAACCTATTGCTTCCTTCCAGCTTATCCAAAACCATCTCGTGGAGATGCTCTCCAATTTGACAGCCATGCAAACCTTGGTATTCCGGCTCTCGGAGTTGCAGGACGAAGGCAAGCTCAAGGACGAGCATGCTTCTCTGGCGAAGGTCTTCTGTACGCTTCGTACGCGTGATATTGTTTCACGGGCACGTGAGGTAATGGGTGGTAATGGCATCTTGTTGGAATACAATGTGGCGCGCTTTTTAGCGGATGCGGAAGCTATCTATTCCTATGAGGGCACGAAAGAGATCAACTCGCTTATCGTGGGACGGAGTATTACAGGCTTTAGTGCCTTTGTTTAA
- the yidC gene encoding membrane protein insertase YidC yields MDRNTLIGLVLIFGILAGSFYLMKPSEQELKQEQKLQDSIKRAKEGLTPLVDSVKANTPAVIDSSAVLSQPFGAGRLGQEQVLTLENEKLIAKISSKGGQIKSVQLKGQTNFDGKPLMVLEENYNNFGFVFKANGENINTSNLNFTPQANSVSVSGENAQSISFRLNYSETQYLEYTYSIKGNDYSLGLDVKAVGIQNLMDVKTRAIALNWESTLLQKELNGKSEREKSTIFFKEVAGNVDHLSESSDDKEKLEEKVNWIAFKQHFFSAVLTSNQPLTNTELAVNSDTNPKIVKHYKATADLEFAAQKDNQYSFNFFFGPNQYKVLKAQGNDFQQIINMGWGPMGWINKFITVPIFDFLDGFALSYGIIILILTIFLKGVLFPLTYKSYQSMAKMRVLKPQLDEIKEKVGEDNPMLLQQEQMKLYKQAGVNPLGGCLPLVLQMPFTLAFFFFFPNLFELRGESFLWIKDLSTYDAAITFPAIFGINHISLMCVLMTLTTLLTTWYNNSTSGAANNQMKYIGYIMPLIFFFVLNNFPAGLNYYYFLAAVFTFLTQVLIRQFVDDEKILAKIESNKKNPKVQKKSSFQQKMEEMMRQQQATQQKKK; encoded by the coding sequence ATGGATAGAAATACCCTGATTGGATTAGTATTGATTTTTGGAATTTTGGCGGGCTCATTTTATTTAATGAAGCCTTCAGAACAAGAATTAAAGCAGGAGCAAAAGCTTCAGGATTCAATTAAAAGAGCCAAAGAAGGATTAACGCCCTTGGTCGACAGCGTAAAGGCCAATACACCTGCCGTCATTGACTCTTCTGCCGTGCTTAGCCAGCCATTCGGCGCTGGACGCTTGGGTCAGGAGCAAGTGTTGACTTTGGAAAACGAAAAACTAATCGCCAAAATCAGCTCTAAAGGCGGACAAATAAAATCAGTACAACTGAAAGGGCAAACGAACTTCGACGGCAAGCCTTTAATGGTATTGGAAGAAAACTACAACAACTTCGGTTTTGTTTTTAAAGCCAATGGTGAAAACATCAACACCAGCAACCTTAACTTTACTCCACAGGCCAATAGTGTATCCGTAAGCGGTGAAAATGCGCAGTCCATCAGTTTCCGATTGAACTACAGCGAGACGCAATACTTGGAGTACACCTACTCCATCAAGGGCAACGACTACAGCTTAGGGCTGGATGTAAAAGCCGTAGGTATCCAAAACCTCATGGATGTAAAAACTAGGGCCATTGCGCTAAACTGGGAAAGCACACTGCTCCAAAAAGAACTTAACGGTAAGTCGGAACGCGAAAAATCCACGATCTTCTTTAAGGAGGTGGCAGGGAATGTAGACCATCTTTCAGAGAGCAGCGACGATAAGGAAAAACTGGAAGAGAAGGTTAACTGGATCGCTTTCAAACAACATTTCTTCTCCGCGGTATTGACATCCAACCAGCCGTTGACCAATACGGAATTGGCGGTCAACTCGGATACCAACCCGAAAATTGTCAAACACTATAAGGCTACTGCCGATCTAGAATTTGCCGCACAGAAAGACAACCAATATTCCTTCAACTTCTTCTTTGGGCCGAACCAGTACAAAGTATTGAAAGCGCAAGGAAACGATTTTCAGCAGATCATCAACATGGGCTGGGGACCAATGGGCTGGATCAATAAGTTCATCACCGTGCCTATCTTCGACTTTCTTGATGGGTTTGCATTGAGCTATGGAATCATCATCTTAATCTTAACCATCTTCCTCAAAGGGGTATTGTTCCCGTTGACATACAAATCTTACCAATCTATGGCCAAGATGCGTGTATTGAAACCACAACTGGATGAAATCAAAGAAAAAGTAGGTGAAGATAACCCCATGCTTTTGCAACAAGAACAGATGAAGCTCTACAAGCAAGCCGGAGTAAATCCATTGGGTGGATGTCTACCCTTGGTGCTACAGATGCCATTTACGCTTGCCTTCTTCTTCTTCTTCCCCAACTTGTTCGAACTACGTGGCGAAAGCTTCCTATGGATCAAAGATTTGTCTACCTACGATGCGGCAATCACATTTCCGGCAATCTTTGGTATCAACCACATTTCTTTGATGTGCGTGTTGATGACCTTAACCACATTATTGACAACTTGGTACAACAACTCCACTTCGGGTGCAGCAAACAACCAGATGAAATACATTGGTTATATTATGCCGTTGATTTTCTTCTTTGTATTGAACAACTTCCCTGCAGGTTTGAACTATTACTACTTCCTTGCAGCCGTGTTCACGTTCTTAACGCAGGTGCTTATCCGTCAATTCGTTGACGACGAAAAGATCCTCGCGAAAATCGAATCAAACAAAAAGAACCCGAAAGTGCAGAAAAAATCATCGTTCCAACAAAAAATGGAAGAGATGATGCGCCAACAGCAAGCCACACAGCAGAAGAAAAAGTAA
- a CDS encoding carbohydrate-binding family 9-like protein, whose protein sequence is MMKHLLPALSSAFICSLSSLSAQTPDQVQYMQSAPKVYAATKINSPIHIDGKPDEAAWQQAAWSNAFVDIEGEHKKAPAYQSKIKMLWDEEHLYIYAQLEEPHVWGDISKHDAIIYHNNDFEVFVKPFDDQALYYEIEVNALNTIMDLMMPKAYRLGGDAMMHWDVKGLQSAVHVEGTINDATDSDKYWTVEMAIPFRSLTSYARKAMPATNSYWRINFSRVQWQHEVQDQTYQRKKEGNRFIPEDNWVWSPIGVVNMHHPERWGFIKFVEAEERNPALPATFALEKAAWNIFYLQQAYQRQNKQFADKISLLPSYSKILQAENSKLQHSFLLNKAKSFYKLTLTDPATQTTVTLDSHGNYHIHHE, encoded by the coding sequence ATGATGAAACACTTACTCCCTGCGCTCAGCAGCGCTTTTATATGCTCCCTATCCAGCTTATCGGCTCAAACACCGGATCAAGTCCAATATATGCAGTCGGCCCCAAAAGTATATGCCGCTACCAAGATCAACAGCCCCATCCACATCGATGGCAAGCCCGACGAGGCCGCTTGGCAACAGGCAGCCTGGAGTAACGCCTTCGTTGATATCGAGGGCGAACATAAAAAAGCACCCGCATACCAAAGCAAGATCAAAATGCTATGGGACGAGGAACACCTATATATATATGCGCAACTCGAAGAACCACATGTGTGGGGAGACATCAGTAAGCACGACGCCATCATTTACCACAACAACGACTTTGAGGTATTCGTGAAGCCTTTTGACGACCAAGCCCTGTACTATGAAATCGAGGTAAATGCGCTGAATACCATTATGGATCTGATGATGCCCAAAGCCTACCGCTTGGGAGGCGATGCGATGATGCACTGGGATGTCAAGGGCCTACAATCGGCCGTGCATGTCGAAGGCACCATCAATGATGCCACAGACAGCGACAAGTACTGGACCGTCGAGATGGCTATCCCCTTTCGCTCGCTAACCAGCTACGCACGCAAAGCAATGCCGGCAACCAACAGCTACTGGCGCATCAATTTCTCGCGTGTACAATGGCAACATGAAGTCCAAGACCAAACCTACCAACGCAAAAAAGAAGGCAATAGATTCATCCCGGAAGATAACTGGGTATGGTCACCGATAGGTGTGGTCAATATGCACCATCCAGAACGCTGGGGCTTCATCAAGTTTGTGGAAGCGGAAGAGCGAAATCCTGCATTACCAGCGACATTCGCGCTAGAGAAAGCCGCTTGGAACATCTTCTACCTGCAGCAGGCCTACCAACGACAGAATAAACAGTTTGCAGATAAGATATCCCTGCTACCCTCCTACAGCAAGATCCTACAGGCGGAAAACAGCAAATTACAACATTCGTTTTTATTGAACAAAGCTAAATCCTTTTACAAACTTACGTTGACAGACCCTGCCACGCAGACCACCGTCACATTGGATAGTCACGGAAATTACCATATACACCATGAATAG
- a CDS encoding CTP synthase — MSKYIFVTGGVTSSLGKGIVAASLAKLLQARGFKVTIQKFDPYINIDPGTLNPYEHGECYVTEDGAETDLDLGHYERFLNVATSQANNVTTGRIYQHVIEQERAGAYLGKTVQVVPHITDEIKRRMQLLGQTGEYDIVITELGGTVGDIESLPFIEAVRQLRWELGNSDSLVIHLTLVPYLAAAGELKTKPTQHSVKTLLEYGIQPDILVCRTEHKLNQDIRKKLAQFCNVNINAVVESIDAPTIYDVPLNMLREQLDKTALTKLKLSTKQEPDLESWKAFLGKLKNPTNEVQIGLVGKYVELPDAYKSITEAFIHAGAINETKVKVKYIAAESVNNENVQEKLKDLHGVLVAPGFGERGLEGKLAAIQYVRENKIPFFGICLGMQCSVIEFGRNVLGLKGANSFEMDEKTAHPVINLMEEQKTIKNMGGTMRLGAYDCEIKKGSKAFGVYGKSKISERHRHRYEFNNAYLKQYEEAGMVASGINPKTGLVEIVELKNHPFFVAGQFHPELKSTVANPHPLFVSFVAASLANKKG; from the coding sequence ATGAGTAAATATATCTTCGTTACGGGCGGCGTAACCTCGTCGTTGGGAAAGGGCATTGTTGCGGCATCGCTTGCCAAACTTCTTCAAGCTCGCGGTTTTAAAGTGACCATCCAAAAGTTTGACCCTTACATCAACATCGATCCAGGAACATTAAACCCTTACGAACACGGCGAGTGCTATGTAACCGAAGATGGTGCAGAAACGGATCTAGATCTTGGGCATTACGAACGTTTCCTTAATGTAGCCACTTCTCAAGCAAACAATGTTACCACCGGACGTATTTACCAACATGTGATCGAGCAGGAACGTGCTGGCGCCTATCTGGGAAAAACGGTACAGGTTGTTCCGCACATCACCGACGAAATCAAGCGACGCATGCAGTTGCTTGGGCAAACCGGCGAGTATGACATCGTCATCACCGAGCTAGGCGGCACCGTGGGCGATATTGAATCGCTGCCTTTCATAGAAGCGGTGAGACAACTACGTTGGGAACTGGGCAACAGCGACTCGCTAGTGATCCACCTGACCTTGGTGCCCTACCTTGCTGCCGCGGGTGAACTCAAAACAAAACCTACACAACATTCGGTCAAAACCCTCTTGGAATACGGTATACAACCGGATATTTTGGTATGCCGTACCGAGCATAAATTAAACCAAGATATCCGTAAGAAACTTGCACAATTCTGTAATGTAAACATCAATGCCGTAGTGGAATCCATCGATGCCCCTACGATCTATGATGTTCCGCTGAACATGCTTCGCGAGCAATTGGACAAAACGGCCTTGACCAAGCTTAAATTGTCGACGAAACAAGAGCCGGATCTGGAAAGCTGGAAAGCGTTCTTGGGCAAGCTTAAAAACCCAACAAACGAAGTGCAGATTGGACTTGTCGGCAAATATGTGGAGCTACCCGATGCTTATAAATCCATCACCGAAGCCTTTATCCACGCCGGAGCGATCAACGAAACGAAGGTCAAAGTAAAGTATATTGCTGCCGAAAGCGTCAACAATGAAAACGTGCAGGAGAAATTGAAGGATCTGCACGGCGTATTGGTTGCTCCGGGCTTTGGCGAACGCGGATTGGAAGGAAAGCTTGCTGCCATACAGTATGTGCGCGAAAACAAAATCCCATTCTTTGGTATATGTTTGGGTATGCAATGTTCGGTTATCGAATTTGGTAGAAACGTGCTCGGCCTCAAAGGCGCAAACAGTTTTGAAATGGACGAGAAGACCGCACACCCGGTGATCAACCTGATGGAAGAACAGAAGACCATTAAGAATATGGGCGGAACGATGCGCTTGGGCGCCTACGATTGCGAAATCAAAAAAGGATCCAAAGCATTTGGTGTTTATGGCAAGTCGAAGATCTCCGAAAGACACAGACATCGCTATGAATTCAACAATGCTTACCTTAAACAATATGAAGAGGCAGGGATGGTCGCCTCAGGCATCAACCCCAAGACGGGCTTAGTGGAAATTGTGGAGCTAAAAAACCACCCTTTCTTCGTGGCAGGACAATTTCATCCAGAATTAAAGTCTACGGTAGCAAATCCTCACCCACTTTTTGTTAGCTTTGTAGCCGCTTCTTTAGCCAATAAAAAAGGCTAA